DNA sequence from the Parcubacteria group bacterium genome:
CAGTGCGCGTTGGACGTGGAGCCAGTCAACATCCACGCGCCGATGCGAACCTAAAATCGCGTCAAGCATACCGCGCGATTTACCGGAACGCGAAGTGGAATTCCTTGCCCAGCGCCTCCCCGAACTTGTAGAGCGTATCCAGGGTGATGTTCTGCCTGCCGCTCTCGGCGCGGGAAATAAACTCGCGTTTGACCCGCATCTTTTTGGCCAGCTTCTCCTGCGACATCCGCGCGACTCTGCGCGCTTCGCGGAGCTCAATGGCTGCCTTGAGATAGCGCGCGCCTTCTTTA
Encoded proteins:
- a CDS encoding helix-turn-helix transcriptional regulator, giving the protein MNSYKVKKAIERGELVLREKVLERYSKKEREEIKEGARYLKAAIELREARRVARMSQEKLAKKMRVKREFISRAESGRQNITLDTLYKFGEALGKEFHFAFR